The proteins below come from a single Xyrauchen texanus isolate HMW12.3.18 chromosome 3, RBS_HiC_50CHRs, whole genome shotgun sequence genomic window:
- the LOC127623645 gene encoding TRAF-type zinc finger domain-containing protein 1-like: MAEENTQFCSNCKHDIPEANFTTHEIHCQRNIALCDVCQEPFPRSELVQHNELDHAEEQCKCGLKIEKRFMDTHQRSECSHRLVPCKFCDLELAFCQAKEHEEYCGTRTEPCTVCKCNVMLREQNVHPALCGSLMPPQERHSGRAVSQSPGAWFETHSIHNLLRAQERSQNNNNIGAADRRGPPRPLEDRLHNSTKTVRAGTRTNTQTRNNEFAYLLDQEGELGNYNNSLLWSLGQLPDDDSSSLDYMLALSLQSEGDLEDQGGQEGVWTDVWDYHPERISAHSNLTTQLPNNTNINCTAAPPKYNTIPGHSPSSNSILPCEFCEELFPEEDLILHQTGCSPASAIASFSKQAPSFHYEDIIAPVADHVIPPHTHSPPTLPDSPLSSLFSPVEVLIPCEFCGIALEEDVLFHHQDKCALHPQTAYSIDGVSPRKPNHTAKEAHERSSPERQRKVRLQADPGEELLQQTAQGWRRGTSGLDQWKPSMYGYTKNTNAEQQVKSKNQRHRAVEVNTYPAPLNESLKPLSTATSGPPYSGMLEGQGSEKNTETPKVPKKHNVEKEE, from the exons ATGGCTGAGGAAAATACACAGTTCTGCAGTAATTG CAAGCATGACATTCCAGAGGCCAACTTTACAACACATGAGATTCACTGTCAGCGGAACATTGCTCTATGTGATGTGTGCCAGGAGCCCTTTCCACGCTCCGAACttgtgcagcacaatgagctgGATCATGCAGAG gAACAATGCAAGTGTGGGTTAAAAATAGAGAAACGGTTCATGGACACTCACCAG AGGTCAGAGTGCAGTCACCGACTTGTCCCATGTAAATTCTGTGATCTGGAGCTGGCCTTCTGTCAAGCTAAAGAGCACGAGGAATACTGTGGGACCCGCACTGAGCCCTGCACGGTCTGCAAGTGTAACGTAATGCTGAGAGAGCAAAATGTCCATCCAGCCCTGTGCGGTAGCCTCATGCCCCCTCAAGAGAGGCACAGTGGTAGGGCAGTCTCACAGTCTCCTGGAGCTTGGTTTGAGACTCACTCCATTCATAACCTGTTGAGGGCCCAGGAGAGAAgccaaaataataacaacataggGGCAGCAGACCGCAGGGGCCCACCACGACCCTTGGAGGACAGACTACATAATAGCACCAAAACAGTGAGGGCAGGAACcaggacaaacacacaaacaaggaACAATGAATTTGCATACT TGCTGGATCAGGAAGGAGAGCTGGGGAACTACAACAACAGCCTGCTGTGGTCTCTGGGCCAGCTGCCAGACGATGACTCCTCCAGTCTGGACTACATGCTGGCCCTCAGTCTGCAAAGTGAAGGTGACTTGGAGGACCAGGGGGGTCAGGAGGGTGTGTGGACTGATGTGTGGGACTATCACCCAGAAAGGATATCAGCCCATAGCAATCTTACTACCCAGCTGCCCAACAACACTAACATCAACTGCACTGCAGCTCCCCCTAAATACAATACAATCCCAGGCCACAGCCCATCATCAAATAGCATACTACCTTGCGAGTTCTGTGAAGAGCTCTTTCCAGAGGAAGACCTCATCTTACACCAG ACCGGCTGCAGCCCGGCCTCTGCTATCGCTTCCTTCAGTAAACAGGCTCCCTCTTTTCACTATGAAGACATCATAGCACCAGTGGCTGATCATGTCATTCCTCCGCACACACACAGTCCACCCACCCTGCCCGACTCTCCACTCAGTTCATTATTCAGTCCTGTTGAAGTGCTCATTCCTTGTGAGTTTTGTGGCATTGCCTTGGAAGAAGATGTGCTCTTTCACCATCAG GATAAGTGTGCCCTCCACCCCCAGACAGCATATTCAATAGATGGAGTGTCTCCACGGAAACCAAACCACACAGCCAAAGAAGCACATGAGAGGAGCTCTCCTGAGAGACAGAGGAAGGTGAGACTTCAAG CTGACCCAGGTGAGGAGCTCCTGCAGCAGACAGCTCAGGGGTGGCGGAGAGGCACATCGGGTTTGGACCAATGGAAGCCCTCAATGTACGGATATACCAAGAATACTAATGCTGAGCAGCAGGTAAAGAGCAAGAACCAAAGGCACAGAGCAGTCGAGGTTAATACCTATCCAGCACCACTCAATGAAAGCCTCAAGCCCCTTTCTACAGCCACGTCAGG ACCTCCCTACAGTGGAATGCTAGAAGGTCAAGGGAGTGAGAAAAACACAGAGACACCAAAG gtgcCTAAAAAACATAATGTTGAAAAAGAAGAGTAA
- the LOC127623628 gene encoding TNF receptor-associated factor 2-like: MCSKIPVSCLEPGQSHARSGIMAAQDPSPPSSLEGNKPGFPKKILANKLEDKHLCNICQKILRRPFQAQCGHRFCSYCFNKAVSSEPQKCSACIKEDIFEEPTSILKQGCAFPDNAAKREVEALEAVCINEECSWTGTIKEYEANHEGKCDFRILPCPSCKELLRANELERHNERECPERTLNCKYCKEPFHFKNIKAHDEICPKYPMICEGCAKKKIPREKYVDHIKVCSKFRTPCRFHVIGCDMTVEKEKIHDHEQACSYEHLNLLLHFIMGIKVNLESLQPQNLELASHKIHELHQSLQELELKMGQLNGAGASVQGACALLPPPPAPTLGTSFTPLPTAIGAALELQLHSEKTKVVELSRRCQELELKVSTFENIVCVLNREMERSATTMEAYNRQHRLDQDKIEILNNKVRQLERTVGLRDLSIVEMESKMREMSAATYDGVFVWKISDFSKKRQDAVAGRAPAMFSSAFYTSKYGYKMCLRIYLNGDGTGRGTHLSLFFVVMRGHSDALIKWPFNQKVTLMLLDQNNREHIIDAFRPDISSSSFQRPVSDMNIASGCPLFCPLSKLDSKNSYIRDDTIFIKTIVDLTGL, from the exons ATGTGTAGTAAGATCCCCGTCTCTTGTCTGGAGCCTGGTCAGTCACATGCGCGCTCGGGAATAATGGCTGCACAGGATCCCTCACCACCATCTTCATTAGAAGGCAACAAACCTGGCTTCCCCAAGAAAATACTCGCCAACAAGCTGGAGGACAAGCATCTGTGCAATATCTGTCAGAAAATCCTTAGGAGACCGTTTCAGGCGCAGTGCGGACATCGTTTCTGttcatattgttttaataaagcaGTGAG CTCCGAACCACAGAAATGCAGTGCCTGTATAAAAGAGGACATATTTGAAGAACCAACATCAATTTTGAAACAGGGCTGT GCTTTTCCTGATAATGCTGCCaaaagagaagttgaagctcttgAAGCAGTTTGCATCAATGAAGAATGTAGTTGGACAGGCACCATCAAAGAATATGAG GCAAACCATGAGGGAAAGTGTGACTTTAGAATCCTTCCCTGCCCATCATGTAAAGAGCTTCTGAGAGCCAACGAACTTGAGCGACACAATGAAAGAGAATGCCCAGAAAGGACTCTGAATTGTAAATACTGCAAGGagccttttcattttaaaaatattaag GCCCATGATGAGATATGCCCTAAATATCCAATGATTTGTGAAGGCTGTGCCAAGAAAAAAATCCCCAGAGAGAAA TATGTGGATCACATTAAAGTATGTTCCAAATTCAGAACGCCCTGCAGATTTCATGTTATAGGCTGTGATATGACG GTGGAAAAGGAGAAGATCCATGACCATGAGCAAGCCTGTTCCTACGAGCACTTAAACCTCCTACTACATTTCATCATGGGCATCAAGGTGAACTTGGAGAGTCTACAGCCTCAGAATCTGGAGTTGGCTAGCCACAAAATCCATGAATTGCATCAGTCTCTGCAGGAGCTGGAGCTGAAGATGGGCCAGCTGAATGGAGCGGGGGCTTCTGTGCAGGGGGCCTGCGCACTGTTGCCTCCACCACCAGCTCCAACACTTGGTACGTCTTTCACCCCCCTTCCTACTGCCATTGGGGCAGCCTTGGAGCTGCAGCTACACAGCGAGAAGACCAAAGTGGTGGAGCTCAGCCGTCGCTGTCAGGAGCTGGAGCTGAAGGTAAGCACCTTTGAGAACATCGTCTGCGTGCTCAACCGTGAGATGGAGCGCTCTGCCACCACCATGGAGGCCTATAACCGCCAGCACCGTCTTGACCAGGACAAGATTGAGATACTAAACAACAAG GTACGGCAGTTGGAGAGGACAGTAGGCCTAAGGGATCTCTCCATCGTGGAGATGGAGTCAAAGATGAGGGAGATGTCTGCTGCCACCTACGATGGTGTCTTTGTCTGGAAGATTTCCGACTTCTCCAAAAAGAGACAGGATGCTGTAGCTGGACGGGCGCCAGCAATGTTTTCTTCTG cattttacaCAAGCAAATATGGATACAAGATGTGTTTGCGCATCTATCTGAATGGGGATGGGACGGGTCGTGGTACTCACTTGTCTCTGTTCTTCGTGGTGATGAGGGGACACAGTGATGCCTTGATCAAGTGGCCTTTTAACCAGAAG GTCACTCTGATGTTGCTTGATCAGAACAACAGAGAACACATTATTGATGCCTTCCGGCCGGAcatctcctcttcctccttcCAGAGGCCTGTCAGTGACATGAACATTGCCAGTGGCTGCCCACTCTTCTGCCCTCTTTCCAAACTAGACTCCAAAAACTCCTACATCCGAGATGACACTATCTTCATCAAGACCATCGTTGACCTCACAGGCCTTTAA